A part of Larimichthys crocea isolate SSNF chromosome VII, L_crocea_2.0, whole genome shotgun sequence genomic DNA contains:
- the atg16l1 gene encoding autophagy-related protein 16-1 isoform X1 yields MSVKETGPSRTESQNQNRRGTEGPSESAPKPGAPLHAVVMAERRVQCSWKRHVSEQLKLRDRVQRHAFEEIVHQYNRLLEKSDLQTVLSERYQTDKYDVQRGHETSSGSDPGRSDALQQEMAQMRIKHQEELTELHKKRGELAQSVIELNNQIQQKDKEIQNNEARMLEYQQQIANLEGDCRDLRSYLQDLERANQTLKDEYDALQITFSALEEKLRKTTEDNQELVSRWMAEKAQEANKLNAENEKDSRRRQAKLQKELADAAKEPLPVDPDDDIEVLAEDGGKGGGETSPNRPLSRTPSKKISQPPPGGLLDSISNIFGVSECVQPGLVPPLSRRRTANSFSTSPENTEAPSGVCAEVRVPSTALHVFEAHDGEVNAVRFSPGSRLLATGGMDRRVKLWEVVAGRCEPKGALTGSNAGITSIEFDSAGSYLLAASNDFASRIWTVDDYRLRHTLTGHSGKVLSARFLLDNARIVSGSYDRTLKLWDLRSKVCMKTVFAGSSCNDIVCTEQCVMSGHFDKKVRFWDIRAESIVQELELLGRVTSLDLNHDRTELLTCSRDDLVKIIDLRTNTVKQTFSAQGFKCGADWTRVTFSPDGSYVAGGSADGALYVWNVLTGKVDRTLDRNHNSAINSVSWSPSGAYVASVEKGSKAILWSDM; encoded by the exons gtggTCATGGCGGAGCGGCGGGTGCAGTGTTCGTGGAAGCGTCATGTGTCGGAGCAGCTGAAGCTCAGAGACCGAGTGCAGCGACACGCCTTCGAGGAGATCGTCCACCAGT ataaCCGCCTGCTGGAGAAGTCGGACCTTCAGACCGTTCTGTCAGAGCGGTACCAGACGGACAAGTATGACGTCCAGAGAGGACACGAGACCAG ttctggttctgacccGGGTCGCAGTGATGCCCTGCAGCAGGAGATGGCTCAGATGAGAATCAAACACCAGGAGGAGCTGACGGAGCTGCACAAAAAACGAGGAGAG ctggcTCAGAGCGTGATCGAACTCAACAACCAGATCCAGCAGAAGGACAAAGAGATCCAGAACAACGAGGCCAG GATGCTCGAGTATCAGCAGCAGATCGCTAACCTGGAGGGAGACTGTCGGGACTTGAGGAGCTACCTGCAG GACCTGGAGAGGGCAAACCAGACCCTGAAGGACGAGTATGACGCCCTGCAGATCACCTTCTCTGCTCTGGAGGAGAAATTGAGGAAAACCACAGAGGACAACCAGGAGCTGGTGTCCAGGTGGATGGCCGAGAAGGCTCAGGAGGCCAACAAGCTGAATGCAGAGAATGAGAAGGACAGCCG ACGCCGACAAGCCAAACTACAGAAGGAACTAGCCGATGCTGCCAAAGAGCCTCTCCCCGTTGACCC GGACGACGATATCGAGGTCCTGGctgaggatggagggaagggaggtggagagacatCCCCCAACAGACCGCTCAGCAGGACTCCAAG TAAGAAGATCTCTCAGCCTCCCCCTGGTGGTCTGCTGGACTCCATCTCCAACATTTTTGG cgtGTCTGAGTGTGTTCAGCCTGGACTCGTCCCACCACTCTCCAG GCGTCGAACTGCCAACTCTTTCAGCACTtcacctgaaaacactgaagcacCTTCAGGAGTCTGTGCTGAGGTTCGAGTCCCGTCAACAGCGCTGCATGTCTTT gaagCTCACGATGGCGAGGTGAACGCCGTGAGGTTCAGCCCTGGCTCTCGTCTCCTAGCAACAGGAGGGATGGACCGCCGGGTGAAGCTGTGGGAGGTCGTCGCTG gTCGCTGTGAACCGAAAGGAGCTCTGACCGGCAGCAATGCTGGAATCACCAGCATCGAATTCGACAGCGCC GGATCCTACCTGTTGGCGGCCTCGAATGACTTTGCCAGTCGGATCTGGACTGTGGACGACTACAGACTGAGG CACACCTTAACAGGTCATAGTGGGAAGGTGCTGTCAGCTCGCTTCCTATTGGACAACGCTCGAATCGTCTCTGGGAGCTACGACCGAACACTCAAACTGTGGGACCTCCGCAGCAAAGTCT GTATGAAGACAGTGTTTGCTGGCTCCAGCTGTAATGACATTGTGTGCACGGAGCAGTGCGTCATGAGCGGACACTTTGATAAGAAGGTTCGGTTCTGGGACATCAG agcTGAGAGTATAGttcaggagctggagctgctgggcCGAGTCACATCTCTGGACCTGAATCACGACCGGACCGAGCTGCTCACCTGCTCCAGAGACGACCTGGTGAAGATCATCGACCTGCGCACCAACACTGTCAAACAGACTTTCAG tGCTCAGGGCTTCAAGTGTGGAGCGGACTGGACCAGAGTCACCTTCAG tccTGATGGCAGCTATGTGGCCGGAGGATCAGCTGATGGCGCTCTGTACGTCTGGAACGTCCTGACAGGGAAGGTTGACCGGACTCTGGACCGAAACCACAA CTCTGCCATCAACTCTGTGTCCTGGTCTCCGTCGGGAGCATACGTCGCCAGCGTGGAGAAAGGCAGCAAGGCCATCCTGTGGTCTgacatgtga
- the atg16l1 gene encoding autophagy-related protein 16-1 isoform X2: MSVKETGPSRTESQNQNRRGTEGPSESAPKPGAPLHAVVMAERRVQCSWKRHVSEQLKLRDRVQRHAFEEIVHQYNRLLEKSDLQTVLSERYQTDKYDVQRGHETSSGSDPGRSDALQQEMAQMRIKHQEELTELHKKRGELAQSVIELNNQIQQKDKEIQNNEARMLEYQQQIANLEGDCRDLRSYLQDLERANQTLKDEYDALQITFSALEEKLRKTTEDNQELVSRWMAEKAQEANKLNAENEKDSRRRQAKLQKELADAAKEPLPVDPDDDIEVLAEDGGKGGGETSPNRPLSRTPSKKISQPPPGGLLDSISNIFGRRRTANSFSTSPENTEAPSGVCAEVRVPSTALHVFEAHDGEVNAVRFSPGSRLLATGGMDRRVKLWEVVAGRCEPKGALTGSNAGITSIEFDSAGSYLLAASNDFASRIWTVDDYRLRHTLTGHSGKVLSARFLLDNARIVSGSYDRTLKLWDLRSKVCMKTVFAGSSCNDIVCTEQCVMSGHFDKKVRFWDIRAESIVQELELLGRVTSLDLNHDRTELLTCSRDDLVKIIDLRTNTVKQTFSAQGFKCGADWTRVTFSPDGSYVAGGSADGALYVWNVLTGKVDRTLDRNHNSAINSVSWSPSGAYVASVEKGSKAILWSDM; the protein is encoded by the exons gtggTCATGGCGGAGCGGCGGGTGCAGTGTTCGTGGAAGCGTCATGTGTCGGAGCAGCTGAAGCTCAGAGACCGAGTGCAGCGACACGCCTTCGAGGAGATCGTCCACCAGT ataaCCGCCTGCTGGAGAAGTCGGACCTTCAGACCGTTCTGTCAGAGCGGTACCAGACGGACAAGTATGACGTCCAGAGAGGACACGAGACCAG ttctggttctgacccGGGTCGCAGTGATGCCCTGCAGCAGGAGATGGCTCAGATGAGAATCAAACACCAGGAGGAGCTGACGGAGCTGCACAAAAAACGAGGAGAG ctggcTCAGAGCGTGATCGAACTCAACAACCAGATCCAGCAGAAGGACAAAGAGATCCAGAACAACGAGGCCAG GATGCTCGAGTATCAGCAGCAGATCGCTAACCTGGAGGGAGACTGTCGGGACTTGAGGAGCTACCTGCAG GACCTGGAGAGGGCAAACCAGACCCTGAAGGACGAGTATGACGCCCTGCAGATCACCTTCTCTGCTCTGGAGGAGAAATTGAGGAAAACCACAGAGGACAACCAGGAGCTGGTGTCCAGGTGGATGGCCGAGAAGGCTCAGGAGGCCAACAAGCTGAATGCAGAGAATGAGAAGGACAGCCG ACGCCGACAAGCCAAACTACAGAAGGAACTAGCCGATGCTGCCAAAGAGCCTCTCCCCGTTGACCC GGACGACGATATCGAGGTCCTGGctgaggatggagggaagggaggtggagagacatCCCCCAACAGACCGCTCAGCAGGACTCCAAG TAAGAAGATCTCTCAGCCTCCCCCTGGTGGTCTGCTGGACTCCATCTCCAACATTTTTGG CAGGCGTCGAACTGCCAACTCTTTCAGCACTtcacctgaaaacactgaagcacCTTCAGGAGTCTGTGCTGAGGTTCGAGTCCCGTCAACAGCGCTGCATGTCTTT gaagCTCACGATGGCGAGGTGAACGCCGTGAGGTTCAGCCCTGGCTCTCGTCTCCTAGCAACAGGAGGGATGGACCGCCGGGTGAAGCTGTGGGAGGTCGTCGCTG gTCGCTGTGAACCGAAAGGAGCTCTGACCGGCAGCAATGCTGGAATCACCAGCATCGAATTCGACAGCGCC GGATCCTACCTGTTGGCGGCCTCGAATGACTTTGCCAGTCGGATCTGGACTGTGGACGACTACAGACTGAGG CACACCTTAACAGGTCATAGTGGGAAGGTGCTGTCAGCTCGCTTCCTATTGGACAACGCTCGAATCGTCTCTGGGAGCTACGACCGAACACTCAAACTGTGGGACCTCCGCAGCAAAGTCT GTATGAAGACAGTGTTTGCTGGCTCCAGCTGTAATGACATTGTGTGCACGGAGCAGTGCGTCATGAGCGGACACTTTGATAAGAAGGTTCGGTTCTGGGACATCAG agcTGAGAGTATAGttcaggagctggagctgctgggcCGAGTCACATCTCTGGACCTGAATCACGACCGGACCGAGCTGCTCACCTGCTCCAGAGACGACCTGGTGAAGATCATCGACCTGCGCACCAACACTGTCAAACAGACTTTCAG tGCTCAGGGCTTCAAGTGTGGAGCGGACTGGACCAGAGTCACCTTCAG tccTGATGGCAGCTATGTGGCCGGAGGATCAGCTGATGGCGCTCTGTACGTCTGGAACGTCCTGACAGGGAAGGTTGACCGGACTCTGGACCGAAACCACAA CTCTGCCATCAACTCTGTGTCCTGGTCTCCGTCGGGAGCATACGTCGCCAGCGTGGAGAAAGGCAGCAAGGCCATCCTGTGGTCTgacatgtga
- the atg16l1 gene encoding autophagy-related protein 16-1 isoform X3 has protein sequence MSVKETGPSRTESQNQNRRGTEGPSESAPKPGAPLHAVVMAERRVQCSWKRHVSEQLKLRDRVQRHAFEEIVHQYNRLLEKSDLQTVLSERYQTDKYDVQRGHETSSGSDPGRSDALQQEMAQMRIKHQEELTELHKKRGELAQSVIELNNQIQQKDKEIQNNEARMLEYQQQIANLEGDCRDLRSYLQDLERANQTLKDEYDALQITFSALEEKLRKTTEDNQELVSRWMAEKAQEANKLNAENEKDSRRRQAKLQKELADAAKEPLPVDPDDDIEVLAEDGGKGGGETSPNRPLSRTPSKKISQPPPGGLLDSISNIFGRRTANSFSTSPENTEAPSGVCAEVRVPSTALHVFEAHDGEVNAVRFSPGSRLLATGGMDRRVKLWEVVAGRCEPKGALTGSNAGITSIEFDSAGSYLLAASNDFASRIWTVDDYRLRHTLTGHSGKVLSARFLLDNARIVSGSYDRTLKLWDLRSKVCMKTVFAGSSCNDIVCTEQCVMSGHFDKKVRFWDIRAESIVQELELLGRVTSLDLNHDRTELLTCSRDDLVKIIDLRTNTVKQTFSAQGFKCGADWTRVTFSPDGSYVAGGSADGALYVWNVLTGKVDRTLDRNHNSAINSVSWSPSGAYVASVEKGSKAILWSDM, from the exons gtggTCATGGCGGAGCGGCGGGTGCAGTGTTCGTGGAAGCGTCATGTGTCGGAGCAGCTGAAGCTCAGAGACCGAGTGCAGCGACACGCCTTCGAGGAGATCGTCCACCAGT ataaCCGCCTGCTGGAGAAGTCGGACCTTCAGACCGTTCTGTCAGAGCGGTACCAGACGGACAAGTATGACGTCCAGAGAGGACACGAGACCAG ttctggttctgacccGGGTCGCAGTGATGCCCTGCAGCAGGAGATGGCTCAGATGAGAATCAAACACCAGGAGGAGCTGACGGAGCTGCACAAAAAACGAGGAGAG ctggcTCAGAGCGTGATCGAACTCAACAACCAGATCCAGCAGAAGGACAAAGAGATCCAGAACAACGAGGCCAG GATGCTCGAGTATCAGCAGCAGATCGCTAACCTGGAGGGAGACTGTCGGGACTTGAGGAGCTACCTGCAG GACCTGGAGAGGGCAAACCAGACCCTGAAGGACGAGTATGACGCCCTGCAGATCACCTTCTCTGCTCTGGAGGAGAAATTGAGGAAAACCACAGAGGACAACCAGGAGCTGGTGTCCAGGTGGATGGCCGAGAAGGCTCAGGAGGCCAACAAGCTGAATGCAGAGAATGAGAAGGACAGCCG ACGCCGACAAGCCAAACTACAGAAGGAACTAGCCGATGCTGCCAAAGAGCCTCTCCCCGTTGACCC GGACGACGATATCGAGGTCCTGGctgaggatggagggaagggaggtggagagacatCCCCCAACAGACCGCTCAGCAGGACTCCAAG TAAGAAGATCTCTCAGCCTCCCCCTGGTGGTCTGCTGGACTCCATCTCCAACATTTTTGG GCGTCGAACTGCCAACTCTTTCAGCACTtcacctgaaaacactgaagcacCTTCAGGAGTCTGTGCTGAGGTTCGAGTCCCGTCAACAGCGCTGCATGTCTTT gaagCTCACGATGGCGAGGTGAACGCCGTGAGGTTCAGCCCTGGCTCTCGTCTCCTAGCAACAGGAGGGATGGACCGCCGGGTGAAGCTGTGGGAGGTCGTCGCTG gTCGCTGTGAACCGAAAGGAGCTCTGACCGGCAGCAATGCTGGAATCACCAGCATCGAATTCGACAGCGCC GGATCCTACCTGTTGGCGGCCTCGAATGACTTTGCCAGTCGGATCTGGACTGTGGACGACTACAGACTGAGG CACACCTTAACAGGTCATAGTGGGAAGGTGCTGTCAGCTCGCTTCCTATTGGACAACGCTCGAATCGTCTCTGGGAGCTACGACCGAACACTCAAACTGTGGGACCTCCGCAGCAAAGTCT GTATGAAGACAGTGTTTGCTGGCTCCAGCTGTAATGACATTGTGTGCACGGAGCAGTGCGTCATGAGCGGACACTTTGATAAGAAGGTTCGGTTCTGGGACATCAG agcTGAGAGTATAGttcaggagctggagctgctgggcCGAGTCACATCTCTGGACCTGAATCACGACCGGACCGAGCTGCTCACCTGCTCCAGAGACGACCTGGTGAAGATCATCGACCTGCGCACCAACACTGTCAAACAGACTTTCAG tGCTCAGGGCTTCAAGTGTGGAGCGGACTGGACCAGAGTCACCTTCAG tccTGATGGCAGCTATGTGGCCGGAGGATCAGCTGATGGCGCTCTGTACGTCTGGAACGTCCTGACAGGGAAGGTTGACCGGACTCTGGACCGAAACCACAA CTCTGCCATCAACTCTGTGTCCTGGTCTCCGTCGGGAGCATACGTCGCCAGCGTGGAGAAAGGCAGCAAGGCCATCCTGTGGTCTgacatgtga
- the atg16l1 gene encoding autophagy-related protein 16-1 isoform X4, translating to MAERRVQCSWKRHVSEQLKLRDRVQRHAFEEIVHQYNRLLEKSDLQTVLSERYQTDKYDVQRGHETSSGSDPGRSDALQQEMAQMRIKHQEELTELHKKRGELAQSVIELNNQIQQKDKEIQNNEARMLEYQQQIANLEGDCRDLRSYLQDLERANQTLKDEYDALQITFSALEEKLRKTTEDNQELVSRWMAEKAQEANKLNAENEKDSRRRQAKLQKELADAAKEPLPVDPDDDIEVLAEDGGKGGGETSPNRPLSRTPSKKISQPPPGGLLDSISNIFGVSECVQPGLVPPLSRRRTANSFSTSPENTEAPSGVCAEVRVPSTALHVFEAHDGEVNAVRFSPGSRLLATGGMDRRVKLWEVVAGRCEPKGALTGSNAGITSIEFDSAGSYLLAASNDFASRIWTVDDYRLRHTLTGHSGKVLSARFLLDNARIVSGSYDRTLKLWDLRSKVCMKTVFAGSSCNDIVCTEQCVMSGHFDKKVRFWDIRAESIVQELELLGRVTSLDLNHDRTELLTCSRDDLVKIIDLRTNTVKQTFSAQGFKCGADWTRVTFSPDGSYVAGGSADGALYVWNVLTGKVDRTLDRNHNSAINSVSWSPSGAYVASVEKGSKAILWSDM from the exons ATGGCGGAGCGGCGGGTGCAGTGTTCGTGGAAGCGTCATGTGTCGGAGCAGCTGAAGCTCAGAGACCGAGTGCAGCGACACGCCTTCGAGGAGATCGTCCACCAGT ataaCCGCCTGCTGGAGAAGTCGGACCTTCAGACCGTTCTGTCAGAGCGGTACCAGACGGACAAGTATGACGTCCAGAGAGGACACGAGACCAG ttctggttctgacccGGGTCGCAGTGATGCCCTGCAGCAGGAGATGGCTCAGATGAGAATCAAACACCAGGAGGAGCTGACGGAGCTGCACAAAAAACGAGGAGAG ctggcTCAGAGCGTGATCGAACTCAACAACCAGATCCAGCAGAAGGACAAAGAGATCCAGAACAACGAGGCCAG GATGCTCGAGTATCAGCAGCAGATCGCTAACCTGGAGGGAGACTGTCGGGACTTGAGGAGCTACCTGCAG GACCTGGAGAGGGCAAACCAGACCCTGAAGGACGAGTATGACGCCCTGCAGATCACCTTCTCTGCTCTGGAGGAGAAATTGAGGAAAACCACAGAGGACAACCAGGAGCTGGTGTCCAGGTGGATGGCCGAGAAGGCTCAGGAGGCCAACAAGCTGAATGCAGAGAATGAGAAGGACAGCCG ACGCCGACAAGCCAAACTACAGAAGGAACTAGCCGATGCTGCCAAAGAGCCTCTCCCCGTTGACCC GGACGACGATATCGAGGTCCTGGctgaggatggagggaagggaggtggagagacatCCCCCAACAGACCGCTCAGCAGGACTCCAAG TAAGAAGATCTCTCAGCCTCCCCCTGGTGGTCTGCTGGACTCCATCTCCAACATTTTTGG cgtGTCTGAGTGTGTTCAGCCTGGACTCGTCCCACCACTCTCCAG GCGTCGAACTGCCAACTCTTTCAGCACTtcacctgaaaacactgaagcacCTTCAGGAGTCTGTGCTGAGGTTCGAGTCCCGTCAACAGCGCTGCATGTCTTT gaagCTCACGATGGCGAGGTGAACGCCGTGAGGTTCAGCCCTGGCTCTCGTCTCCTAGCAACAGGAGGGATGGACCGCCGGGTGAAGCTGTGGGAGGTCGTCGCTG gTCGCTGTGAACCGAAAGGAGCTCTGACCGGCAGCAATGCTGGAATCACCAGCATCGAATTCGACAGCGCC GGATCCTACCTGTTGGCGGCCTCGAATGACTTTGCCAGTCGGATCTGGACTGTGGACGACTACAGACTGAGG CACACCTTAACAGGTCATAGTGGGAAGGTGCTGTCAGCTCGCTTCCTATTGGACAACGCTCGAATCGTCTCTGGGAGCTACGACCGAACACTCAAACTGTGGGACCTCCGCAGCAAAGTCT GTATGAAGACAGTGTTTGCTGGCTCCAGCTGTAATGACATTGTGTGCACGGAGCAGTGCGTCATGAGCGGACACTTTGATAAGAAGGTTCGGTTCTGGGACATCAG agcTGAGAGTATAGttcaggagctggagctgctgggcCGAGTCACATCTCTGGACCTGAATCACGACCGGACCGAGCTGCTCACCTGCTCCAGAGACGACCTGGTGAAGATCATCGACCTGCGCACCAACACTGTCAAACAGACTTTCAG tGCTCAGGGCTTCAAGTGTGGAGCGGACTGGACCAGAGTCACCTTCAG tccTGATGGCAGCTATGTGGCCGGAGGATCAGCTGATGGCGCTCTGTACGTCTGGAACGTCCTGACAGGGAAGGTTGACCGGACTCTGGACCGAAACCACAA CTCTGCCATCAACTCTGTGTCCTGGTCTCCGTCGGGAGCATACGTCGCCAGCGTGGAGAAAGGCAGCAAGGCCATCCTGTGGTCTgacatgtga
- the LOC104934184 gene encoding S-arrestin isoform X2, translated as MSPKHVVFKKVSRDKSVTVYMAKRDFVDHCDFVDPVDGIVLIDPVQVKGKKVYVMLSCTFRYGRQDMDVMGVAFRRDLFLVIRQVYPELQDKEKLTHTKIQQKLLRKLGNNAYPFFFEFPDNLPCSVALQPGPSDEGKKCAVEFEVKAFCGDSHDDINKQSSVHLTIRKIQFSPEDTKVTPLAETTFEFLMSEKPLNVKLSLPKETFYHGEPVPVTIEITNSSNRNIKDISISVEQVTNIILYANDKYVKSVAKEETCDSVPSGTSLKTNYTLYPLLAHNKDRRGLALDGRIKHEDTNLASSSIVKQEVLREVQGMLVSYRVVLKMIASGELSLELPFKLMHPKPEPAKPSDSDDMVFEEFKRAYLKGVVYGDDDESPTEA; from the exons ATGAGTCCAAAACATGTCGTCTTTAAGAAAGTCTCCCGCGACAAGTCG GTGACGGTCTACATGGCCAAGAGAGACTTTGTGGATCACTGTGACTTTGTGGATCCAGTTG aTGGAATCGTTTTGATTGATCCAGTGCAGgtcaaaggaaagaaag TGTATGTGATGCTGTCCTGTACCTTTCGGTACGGCCGTCAAGACATGGATGTGATGGGCGTGGCCTTCAGGAGAGACCTGTTCCTGGTCATCCGGCAGGTTTACCCTGAGCTgcaagacaaagagaagctgACTCACACCAAGATCCAGCAGAAACTGCTCCGAAAGCTGGGAAACAACGCCTACCCCTTCTTCTTCGAG tttccaGACAACTTGCCGTGTTCGGTGGCTCTGCAGCCTGGACCCTCTGACGAGGGAAAG AAATGTGCGGTGGAGTTTGAGGTCAAGGCTTTCTGTGGTGACAGTCATGACGACATCAACAAACA gagTTCGGTCCATCTCACCATCCGTAAGATTCAGTTCAGTCCAGAAGACACTAAAGTGACTCCTTTAGCAGAAACCACCTTCGAGTTCCTAATGTCTGAGAAACCTCTGAACGTAAAACTGAGTCTGCCCAAAGAG acctTCTACCATGGGGAACCCGTCCCAGTGACCATAGAGATCACAAACTCCTCCAACAGGAACATCAAAGACATCAGCATCTCAG tcgaACAGGTGACCAACATTATTCTGTATGCCAACGACAAGTATGTCAAATCAGTGGCTAAAGAAGAGACGTG tgaCTCAGTTCCCTCTGGTACCAGTCTAAAGACCAACTACACCTTGTATCCTCTTCTGGCTCACAACAAGGACAGACGAGGACTTGCACTGGATGGACGAATCAAACACGAGGACACAAACCTGGCTTCATCAAGCAT aGTGAAGCAGGAGGTGCTGAGGGAGGTCCAGGGGATGCTCGTCTCCTACAGGGTCGTGCTGAAGATGATCGCTTCTGG cgaGCTGTCTCTGGAGCTTCCTTTCAAACTGATGCATCCAAAACCTGAACCAG CCAAACCCAG CGATTCAGATGACATGGTCTTTGAGGAGTTTAAACGAGCCTACCTGAAGGGCGTGGTTTACGGGGACGATGATGAGTCTCCCACAGAGGCATAA
- the LOC104934184 gene encoding S-arrestin isoform X1, with product MSPKHVVFKKVSRDKSVTVYMAKRDFVDHCDFVDPVDGIVLIDPVQVKGKKVYVMLSCTFRYGRQDMDVMGVAFRRDLFLVIRQVYPELQDKEKLTHTKIQQKLLRKLGNNAYPFFFEFPDNLPCSVALQPGPSDEGKKCAVEFEVKAFCGDSHDDINKQSSVHLTIRKIQFSPEDTKVTPLAETTFEFLMSEKPLNVKLSLPKETFYHGEPVPVTIEITNSSNRNIKDISISVEQVTNIILYANDKYVKSVAKEETCDSVPSGTSLKTNYTLYPLLAHNKDRRGLALDGRIKHEDTNLASSSIVKQEVLREVQGMLVSYRVVLKMIASGTIGSSELSLELPFKLMHPKPEPAKPSDSDDMVFEEFKRAYLKGVVYGDDDESPTEA from the exons ATGAGTCCAAAACATGTCGTCTTTAAGAAAGTCTCCCGCGACAAGTCG GTGACGGTCTACATGGCCAAGAGAGACTTTGTGGATCACTGTGACTTTGTGGATCCAGTTG aTGGAATCGTTTTGATTGATCCAGTGCAGgtcaaaggaaagaaag TGTATGTGATGCTGTCCTGTACCTTTCGGTACGGCCGTCAAGACATGGATGTGATGGGCGTGGCCTTCAGGAGAGACCTGTTCCTGGTCATCCGGCAGGTTTACCCTGAGCTgcaagacaaagagaagctgACTCACACCAAGATCCAGCAGAAACTGCTCCGAAAGCTGGGAAACAACGCCTACCCCTTCTTCTTCGAG tttccaGACAACTTGCCGTGTTCGGTGGCTCTGCAGCCTGGACCCTCTGACGAGGGAAAG AAATGTGCGGTGGAGTTTGAGGTCAAGGCTTTCTGTGGTGACAGTCATGACGACATCAACAAACA gagTTCGGTCCATCTCACCATCCGTAAGATTCAGTTCAGTCCAGAAGACACTAAAGTGACTCCTTTAGCAGAAACCACCTTCGAGTTCCTAATGTCTGAGAAACCTCTGAACGTAAAACTGAGTCTGCCCAAAGAG acctTCTACCATGGGGAACCCGTCCCAGTGACCATAGAGATCACAAACTCCTCCAACAGGAACATCAAAGACATCAGCATCTCAG tcgaACAGGTGACCAACATTATTCTGTATGCCAACGACAAGTATGTCAAATCAGTGGCTAAAGAAGAGACGTG tgaCTCAGTTCCCTCTGGTACCAGTCTAAAGACCAACTACACCTTGTATCCTCTTCTGGCTCACAACAAGGACAGACGAGGACTTGCACTGGATGGACGAATCAAACACGAGGACACAAACCTGGCTTCATCAAGCAT aGTGAAGCAGGAGGTGCTGAGGGAGGTCCAGGGGATGCTCGTCTCCTACAGGGTCGTGCTGAAGATGATCGCTTCTGG GACGATTGGATCCAG cgaGCTGTCTCTGGAGCTTCCTTTCAAACTGATGCATCCAAAACCTGAACCAG CCAAACCCAG CGATTCAGATGACATGGTCTTTGAGGAGTTTAAACGAGCCTACCTGAAGGGCGTGGTTTACGGGGACGATGATGAGTCTCCCACAGAGGCATAA